The following are from one region of the Oncorhynchus masou masou isolate Uvic2021 chromosome 24, UVic_Omas_1.1, whole genome shotgun sequence genome:
- the LOC135512845 gene encoding DNA-binding protein RFX2-like isoform X1 translates to MQSSEGGSDSSSSVALRTSTSAQAPVVQPVPASQQRVLVQATGSAQKGAQVQQLSVPRLQQVPQQVQQIHHVYPSQVQYVGEGGEAVYTNGTIRTAYSYNPEAQLYGQGSGGAYFDSQGGGSQVTTVVSSASGVPPHGMVGITMDVGGSQIISGGSTYLIHGGGMEGGRHHASHSSRSSSAMLEMAIENLQKSEGIATHKSSLLNSHLQWLLDNYETAEGVSLPRSSLYNHYLRHCQEQKLDPVNAASFGKLIRSVFMGLRTRRLGTRGNSKYHYYGIRLKPDSPLNRLQEDSQYMAMRQQPVHQKQRFKPLQKVDGMGDSLSGGSQHSASTPEQSVAAQSQHHQQYIDVSHVLPPFPIPDLGTQPLPERINMNDVKKLQNLYRDHCEATLDVVMNLQFHYIEKLWQTFWFSTAPSSDGTTTIPNSDEDMEGVIPRQKLIALCKYEPVKLWMRSCDHILYQALVEILIPDVLRPVPSTLTQAIRNFAKSLEGWLTTAMSDFPNEIVRTKAAVVSAFAQTLRRYTSLNHLAQAARAVLQNTSQINQMLSDLNRVDFANVQEQASWVCQCDESVVQRLEQDFKVTLQQQSSLDQWAAWLDNVVNQVLKPHEGSPSFPRAARQFLLKWSFYSSMVIRDLTLRSAASFGSFHLIRLLYDEYMFYLVEHRVAQATGETPIAVMGEFSDLNSMMLMDKDPSFSDDMSDIGSDEGRGPNEPAVKRERIEINHSLQEI, encoded by the exons agggTGCTGGTTCAGGCCACAGGCTCAGCCCAGAAGGGAGCGCAGGTGCAGCAGCTGTCAGTCCCCCGGCTGCAACAGGTCCCTCAGCAG GTCCAGCAGATCCATCATGTCTACCCCTCCCAGGTTCAATatgtgggagaggggggagaagcaGTTTACACTAATGGAACCAT CCGGACAGCCTACTCCTATAACCCTGAGGCCCAGCTGTATGGCCAGGGCAGTGGAGGAGCCTATTTTGACTCTCAGGGCGGGGGTTCCCAGGTCACGACGGTGGTCTCCTCCGCCAGTGGTGTGCCGCCCCACGGCATGGTGGGCATCACCATGGATGTGGGTGGCAGTCAGATCATCTCAGGTGGCAGCACCTACCTGATCCACGGCGGGGGCATGGAGGGAGGCCGCCACCACGCCTCACACTCCTCCCGCTCTTCCTCCGCTATG CTTGAAATGGCGATTGAAAACCTCCAAAAGTCTGAAGGGATTGCAACTCACAAAAGCAGCCTGCTCAACAGCCAT cTGCAGTGGCTGCTGGATAACTATGAGACCGCAGAGGGGGTGAGCCTGCCCCGGAGCTCCCTCTACAACCACTACCTGCGCCACTGTCAGGAGCAGAAACTGGACCCGGTCAACGCTGCCTCCTTTGGGAAACTCATCCGCTCCGTCTTCATGGGCCTCAGGACCCGCCGCCTCGGCACAAG AGGCAACTCCAAATACCACTACTATGGCATTAGACTGAAGCCAGACTCCCCACTCAACAGACTGCAAGAGGACTCTCAGTACATGGCCATGAGACAGCAGCCTGTGCACCAGAAACAAAG GTTCAAGCCCCTCCAGAAGGTGGATGGCATGGGGGACAGCCTGTCAGGAGGCTCCCAGCATTCAGCCAGCACCCCAGAGCAGTCTGTGGCAGCCCAGAGCCAGCACCACCAGCAGTACATTG ATGTGTCCCATGTCCTGCCCCCGTTCCCCATCCCTGACCTGGGCACCCAGCCCCTCCCTGAACGCATCAACATGAACGACGTGAAGAAGTTGCAGAACCTGTACAGGGACCACTGTGAG gCTACTCTGGACGTGGTGATGAACCTCCAGTTCCACTACATTGAGAAGCTGTGGCAGACCTTCTGGTTTTCAACAGCGCCATCTAGTGACGGAACCACCACCATCCCCAACAG tgatgaGGACATGGAGGGGGTCATCCCCAGGCAGAAGTTGATTGCTCTGTGCAAGTATGAGCCTGTCAAGCTGTGGATGAGGAGCTGTGACCACATCTTGTACCAGGCCTTGGTGGAGATCCTCATCCCTGACGTGCTGCGCCCTGTCCCCA GCACTCTCACTCAGGCCATCCGCAACTTTGCCAAGAGTCTGGAGGGCTGGCTGACCACAGCTATGAGCGACTTTCCCAATGAGATTGTCCGCACCAAG GCAGCGGTGGTGAGTGCATTTGCCCAGACCCTGCGTCGGTACACCTCTCTGAACCACCTGGCCCAGGCGGCCCGCGCCGTGCTGCAGAACACCTCTCAGATTAACCAGATGCTCAGCGACCTCAATCGTGTCGACTTCGCCAACGTACAG GAGCAGGCGTCGTGGGTGTGTCAGTGTGACGAGAGCGTGGTCCAGCGGCTGGAGCAGGACTTCAAGGTGACCCTGCAGCAGCAGAGCTCTCTGGACCAGTGGGCCGCCTGGCTCGACAACGTGGTCAACCAGGTCCTTAAGCCCCATGAAGGTAGCCCCAGCTTTCCCAGGGCCGCACGACAGTTCCTGCTCAAGTGGTCCTTCTACAG CTCCATGGTAATCAGGGACCTGACCCTGCGTAGTGCTGCTAGTTTCGGCTCCTTCCACCTCATCAGACTGCTCTATGATGAGTACATGTTCTACCTGGTGGAGCACCGCGTCGCCCAGGCAACCGGAGAGACTCCCATCGCTGTCatgggagag TTCAGTGACCTTAACTCGATGATGCTCATGGACAAAG ACCCGTCCTTCTCAGATGACATGAGTGACATAGGCAGTGACGAGGGCCGAGGGCCCAACGAGCCGGCCGTGAAAAGAGAGAGGATCGAAATCAACCACTCGCTGCAGGAAATCTGA
- the LOC135512845 gene encoding DNA-binding protein RFX2-like isoform X2, protein MQSSEGGSDSSSSVALRTSTSAQAPVVQPVPASQQRVLVQATGSAQKGAQVQQLSVPRLQQVPQQVQQIHHVYPSQVQYVGEGGEAVYTNGTIRTAYSYNPEAQLYGQGSGGAYFDSQGGGSQVTTVVSSASGVPPHGMVGITMDVGGSQIISGGSTYLIHGGGMEGGRHHASHSSRSSSAMLQWLLDNYETAEGVSLPRSSLYNHYLRHCQEQKLDPVNAASFGKLIRSVFMGLRTRRLGTRGNSKYHYYGIRLKPDSPLNRLQEDSQYMAMRQQPVHQKQRFKPLQKVDGMGDSLSGGSQHSASTPEQSVAAQSQHHQQYIDVSHVLPPFPIPDLGTQPLPERINMNDVKKLQNLYRDHCEATLDVVMNLQFHYIEKLWQTFWFSTAPSSDGTTTIPNSDEDMEGVIPRQKLIALCKYEPVKLWMRSCDHILYQALVEILIPDVLRPVPSTLTQAIRNFAKSLEGWLTTAMSDFPNEIVRTKAAVVSAFAQTLRRYTSLNHLAQAARAVLQNTSQINQMLSDLNRVDFANVQEQASWVCQCDESVVQRLEQDFKVTLQQQSSLDQWAAWLDNVVNQVLKPHEGSPSFPRAARQFLLKWSFYSSMVIRDLTLRSAASFGSFHLIRLLYDEYMFYLVEHRVAQATGETPIAVMGEFSDLNSMMLMDKDPSFSDDMSDIGSDEGRGPNEPAVKRERIEINHSLQEI, encoded by the exons agggTGCTGGTTCAGGCCACAGGCTCAGCCCAGAAGGGAGCGCAGGTGCAGCAGCTGTCAGTCCCCCGGCTGCAACAGGTCCCTCAGCAG GTCCAGCAGATCCATCATGTCTACCCCTCCCAGGTTCAATatgtgggagaggggggagaagcaGTTTACACTAATGGAACCAT CCGGACAGCCTACTCCTATAACCCTGAGGCCCAGCTGTATGGCCAGGGCAGTGGAGGAGCCTATTTTGACTCTCAGGGCGGGGGTTCCCAGGTCACGACGGTGGTCTCCTCCGCCAGTGGTGTGCCGCCCCACGGCATGGTGGGCATCACCATGGATGTGGGTGGCAGTCAGATCATCTCAGGTGGCAGCACCTACCTGATCCACGGCGGGGGCATGGAGGGAGGCCGCCACCACGCCTCACACTCCTCCCGCTCTTCCTCCGCTATG cTGCAGTGGCTGCTGGATAACTATGAGACCGCAGAGGGGGTGAGCCTGCCCCGGAGCTCCCTCTACAACCACTACCTGCGCCACTGTCAGGAGCAGAAACTGGACCCGGTCAACGCTGCCTCCTTTGGGAAACTCATCCGCTCCGTCTTCATGGGCCTCAGGACCCGCCGCCTCGGCACAAG AGGCAACTCCAAATACCACTACTATGGCATTAGACTGAAGCCAGACTCCCCACTCAACAGACTGCAAGAGGACTCTCAGTACATGGCCATGAGACAGCAGCCTGTGCACCAGAAACAAAG GTTCAAGCCCCTCCAGAAGGTGGATGGCATGGGGGACAGCCTGTCAGGAGGCTCCCAGCATTCAGCCAGCACCCCAGAGCAGTCTGTGGCAGCCCAGAGCCAGCACCACCAGCAGTACATTG ATGTGTCCCATGTCCTGCCCCCGTTCCCCATCCCTGACCTGGGCACCCAGCCCCTCCCTGAACGCATCAACATGAACGACGTGAAGAAGTTGCAGAACCTGTACAGGGACCACTGTGAG gCTACTCTGGACGTGGTGATGAACCTCCAGTTCCACTACATTGAGAAGCTGTGGCAGACCTTCTGGTTTTCAACAGCGCCATCTAGTGACGGAACCACCACCATCCCCAACAG tgatgaGGACATGGAGGGGGTCATCCCCAGGCAGAAGTTGATTGCTCTGTGCAAGTATGAGCCTGTCAAGCTGTGGATGAGGAGCTGTGACCACATCTTGTACCAGGCCTTGGTGGAGATCCTCATCCCTGACGTGCTGCGCCCTGTCCCCA GCACTCTCACTCAGGCCATCCGCAACTTTGCCAAGAGTCTGGAGGGCTGGCTGACCACAGCTATGAGCGACTTTCCCAATGAGATTGTCCGCACCAAG GCAGCGGTGGTGAGTGCATTTGCCCAGACCCTGCGTCGGTACACCTCTCTGAACCACCTGGCCCAGGCGGCCCGCGCCGTGCTGCAGAACACCTCTCAGATTAACCAGATGCTCAGCGACCTCAATCGTGTCGACTTCGCCAACGTACAG GAGCAGGCGTCGTGGGTGTGTCAGTGTGACGAGAGCGTGGTCCAGCGGCTGGAGCAGGACTTCAAGGTGACCCTGCAGCAGCAGAGCTCTCTGGACCAGTGGGCCGCCTGGCTCGACAACGTGGTCAACCAGGTCCTTAAGCCCCATGAAGGTAGCCCCAGCTTTCCCAGGGCCGCACGACAGTTCCTGCTCAAGTGGTCCTTCTACAG CTCCATGGTAATCAGGGACCTGACCCTGCGTAGTGCTGCTAGTTTCGGCTCCTTCCACCTCATCAGACTGCTCTATGATGAGTACATGTTCTACCTGGTGGAGCACCGCGTCGCCCAGGCAACCGGAGAGACTCCCATCGCTGTCatgggagag TTCAGTGACCTTAACTCGATGATGCTCATGGACAAAG ACCCGTCCTTCTCAGATGACATGAGTGACATAGGCAGTGACGAGGGCCGAGGGCCCAACGAGCCGGCCGTGAAAAGAGAGAGGATCGAAATCAACCACTCGCTGCAGGAAATCTGA
- the LOC135512844 gene encoding LOW QUALITY PROTEIN: F-BAR domain only protein 1-like (The sequence of the model RefSeq protein was modified relative to this genomic sequence to represent the inferred CDS: inserted 1 base in 1 codon), producing MAFFKNNFWGDKNAGFDLLYHNMKHGQIATKELAEFVRERAAIEETYSKSMSKMAKMASNGSPLGTFAPMWDVFRVSSDKLALCHLELMRKMNDLIRDINKYSDEQVKVHRKTKEEQVATLESVQAVQVQNGHLQKSREGYHSKCIELDRLRKEGAPQKELEKAELKSKKAAELFAVCIEKYNRVGGDFEQKMSESAQKFQDIEEAHLRQIKQLIKGYSHSIEDTHVQVGQVHEEFKQNVENIGIDNLIQRFAEQKGTGKDRPALVGFEEYMTASVPEGSKKSRGKAFRIPGLGKRDKEPDSTDLAVTETPNSPLEVDEEGFVIRADVNQNGCSTEDKENDFYSSDSDFDDEEPKKFHIQIRPVGSSSNSAATEMELKATVGALTLPPNRGVSVKRHRSRNSSIPGRSEGEGEGAPHREGEQDGLRNSISIPDHSRLSSTASGSDNLFGPPLESAFKSKSFAGREQLPRAESVFGASEYAAFSTDSSSPENVEDSGLDSPSHQPLGPSPETAGWAAWPSACQIKEPAGLGRPADPFLTAFRDPSPGRSPHPPQDNPASIWAAAPRYPRPPPDMDLSALRFPVFSQSLVPPELDPALWSCKHIPPEDPFLAAFERTVVTQETLPPPDAWXPPPPRPSRDGRGIEVWSDPFSSDSKTLPTPSFCKDMDRKRDHSVPLPESPDDPFAITMIGSPTHQSALAAATGVLTHSVSSSRLTPNAKSLPLSQPKKELVHWNSVHNPFSEGTWTGSLALGGVVNEGGRKQRESCSESEPRRSGLPLTLHSGPQEDLCFSTDKDQNCLDLNAPQQSCNMGSHKGSRHSFRQHSAELLVAAPPRPARAKRSSGRLSGCERSRSVCSSPLPDLSLDFTSSSSSSPSEWGAQTHATSPARVHLSRGPSPISLSTQESWPVAAAITEYINAYFKGGQHNRCLVKITGDLTMSFPAGITCIFTANPNAPVLSFRLVNISRVDHFLPNQKLLYSDPSQSDPDTRDFWFNMQALNLYLQREAELNPLASYYNVALLKYQVSSQDPGRAPLLLSAECQRSGTVTRVSLDYHCCPATAPSTQLTAVQVLLPLDHTATDLQCHPPACWNTKERRLLWKLPNLSPTNQSKGSGTLCASWQCLEVPRGPPPSLAVQFVGSGASLSGMDVELVGNRYRMSLVKKRFATGKYMAGCTL from the exons GGCTGCCATCGAGGAAACCTACTCCAAGTCTATGAGCAAAATGGCCAAGATGGCAAGCAATGGAAGCCCACTAGG GACGTTTGCCCCTATGTGGGACGTGTTCCGGGTGTCATCAGACAAGCTGGCTCTCTGCCACCTTGAGCTGATGCGCAAGATGAACGACCTCATCCGGGACATCAACAAGTATAGTGACGAGCAGGTCAAAGTTCACCGCAAG ACCAAGGAGGAGCAGGTGGCGACCCTGGAGTCTGTTCAGGCAGTTCAGGTCCAGAATGGTCACCTCCAGAAGTCCAGGGAGGGATACCACTCCAAGTGTATTGAGCTGGACAGACTGAGGAAAGAGGGAGCCCCCCAGAAAGAACTGGAGAAG GCGGAGCTGAAGTCTAAGAAAGCTGCCGAGTTGTTTGCTGTGTGTATAGAGAAGTATAACCGCGTGGGAGGAGACTTCGAGCAGAAGATGAGCGAATCCGCACAG AAGTTCCAGGACATTGAGGAGGCCCACCTGAGGCAGATAAAACAGCTTATCAAGGGATACTCTCACTCCATAGAGGACACCCACGTCCAGGTGGGACAG gtCCATGAGGAGTTCAAACAGAACGTGGAGAACATCGGCATAGATAACCTCATCCAGAGGTTTGCAGAGCAGAAGGGCACAGGGAAGGACAGACCAG CCCTGGTGGGGTTTGAGGAGTACATGACAGCTTCAGTACCTGAGGGGAGTAAGAAGAGTCGAGGAAAAGCCTTCAGGATTCCTGGACTGGGCAAGAGGGACAAAGAGCCAGACTCaac GGATTTGGCTGTGACGGAGACACCA AACTCTCCCCTGGAGGTGGATGAGGAGGGGTTTGTCATCCGAGCCGATGTCAATCAGAATG GCTGCTCGACGGAGGACAAGGAGAACGACTTCTATTCCAGCGACTCGGACTTTGACGACGAGGAGCCCAAGAAGTTCCACATCCAGATCCGtccagtgggcagcagcagcaACTCTGCTGCTACAGAGATGGAGCTGAAGGCCACCGTGGGGGCACTCACACTGCCCCCCAACAGAGGG GTGTCAGTGAAACGGCATCGCTCCA GAAACAGCAGTATTCCAGGCCgttcagagggggagggagagggcgcCCCCCACAGGG agggagagcaggacgGCCTACGCAATTCCATCTCCATTCCGGATCACAGCAG GTTGAGTTCTACTGCGTCAGGCTCAGACAACCTCTTTGGACCTCCTCTGGAGTCGGCCTTTAAGTCCAAAAGCTTTGCTGGTAGAGAACAGCTACCGAGAGCAGAGAGTGTCTTTGGTGCATCTGAAT ATGCTGCCTTCTCCACTGACTCCTCCTCTCCTGAGAATGTAGAGGACTCTGGGCTGGACTCACCTTCCCATCAGCCCCTGGGCCCCTCCCCTGAGACAGCTGGTTGGGCAGCGTGGCCATCGGCATGTCAGATTAAAGAACCAGCAGGACTGGGCAGGCCAGCAGACCCCTTCCTTACTGCCTTTAGAGACCCCTCCCCAGGACGCAGCCCCCACCCCCCACAGGACAACCCAGCCAGTATCTGGGCAGCTGCTCCTCGGTACCCCCGCCCCCCTCCAGACATGGACCTCTCAGCCCTCCGCTTCCCGGTCTTCTCCCAGTCCCTGGTCCCTCCAGAGCTGGACCCGGCTCTGTGGAGCTGTAAACACATCCCTCCTGAAGACCCCTTCCTGGCTGCCTTTGAGAGGACCGTCGTCACCCAGGAGACCCTACCCCCCCCTGACGCCT GCCCCCCACCTCCGCGCCCCTCCAGAGacgggagggggatagaggtatGGAGTGACCCCTTTTCCAGTGACAGTAaaaccctccccaccccctcctttTGCAAGGACATGGACCGGAAACGGGACCATAGCGTCCCGCTCCCAGAATCACCTGACGACCCATTCGCCATCACTATGATTGGCAGCCCCACCCACCAGTCAGCCCTGGCTGCCGCGACAGGGGTCCTGACCCACAGTGTCAGCAGTAGTAGGTTGACCCCCAACGCCAAATCCCTACCCTTATCCCAGCCGAAAAAGGAGCTGGTCCATTGGAACTCTGTCCACAACCCCTTCAGTGAGGGGACCTGGACTGGGTCTCTGGCCCTGGGTGGAGTGGtcaatgagggagggaggaagcaaCGTGAGTCATGCAGTGAAAGCGAGCCACGCAGGAGTGGCCTGCCTCTCACACTGCATTCTGGGCCACAGGAGGACCTGTGCTTCTCTACTGACAAAGACCAGAACTGTCTGGACCTGAACGCACCACAGCAATCCTGCAACATGGGCTCACACAAAG GTTCAAGGCATAGCTTCAGGCAGCACAGTGCAGAGCTGCTAGTGGCAGCCCCCCCCAGACCAGCCAGAGCCAAGAGGTCCTCAGGCAGACTGAGTGgctgtgagaga TCCAGGTCAGTGTGCTCATCTCCTCTGCCGGACCTCAGCCTGGACTtcacctcatcctcctcctccagccctaGTGAGTGGGGGGCCCAGACCCATGCCACCAGCCCTGCTAGAG TGCATCTGTCTCGCGGGCCGAGCCCAATCTCCCTGAGCACCCAAGAGTCCTGGCCTGTGGCTGCAGCCATCACAGAATACATAAACGCTTACTTCAAAGGTGGACAGCATAACCG ctgTCTGGTGAAGATCACAGGAGATCTCACCATGTCTTTTCCTGCTGGAATAACTTGTATCTTCACCGCTAACCCAAACGCCCCGGTCCTCAGCTTCCGATTGGTCAACATCTCCCGGGTTGACCACTTTCTGCCCAATCAGAAGCTGCTCTACAG TGACCCCTCTCAGAGTGACCCAGACACCAGGGACTTCTGGTTCAACATGCAGGCACTGAACCTTTACctgcagagagaggctgagctcaaCCCTCTGGCCTCCTACTATAATGTGGCCCTACTCAAGTACCAG GTGTCGTCCCAGGACCCTGGTCGTGCTCCCCTCCTGTTGTCAGCAGAGTGCCAGCGGAGTGGCACAGTGACCCGTGTGTCCCTGGACTATCACTGCTGCCCGGCCACTGCCCCCTCCACCCAACTCACTGCTGTGCAGGTGCTGCTACCCCTCGACCACACCGCCACAGACCTGCAGTGCCATCCCCCCGCATGCTG GAATACGAAGGAACGACGGCTACTGTGGAAGCTACCCAACCTCTCCCCCACCAACCAAAGCAAAG GCTCTGGCACTCTGTGTGCTAGCTGGCAGTGTCTAGAGGTTCCTCGCGGCCCTCCCCCCAGCCTGGCAGTCCAGTTTGTGGGATCGGGGGCCTCCCTTTCAGGCATGGACGTGGAGCTGGTGGGCAACCGTTACCGCATGTCCCTGGTAAAGAAGAGATTTGCCACAG GGAAGTACATGGCAGGCTGCACCTTGTGA